Proteins encoded together in one Synechococcales cyanobacterium T60_A2020_003 window:
- a CDS encoding YeeE/YedE family protein: MAEFNWVSALLGGVLIGISATVLLAFNGKIAGISGIVNGAMRFERSEVWRWLFLIGMLAGGALYEYGLASQPTPTSTFSPWAMVIGGLLVGFGTRMGSGCTSGHGVCGLGRLSARSLAAVLTFLATGFVTVFVTRHLLGL, from the coding sequence GTTTAACTGGGTTTCCGCCCTCCTCGGAGGGGTTCTCATTGGGATCAGCGCTACGGTGCTGCTGGCCTTTAACGGCAAAATTGCAGGCATTAGCGGGATCGTAAACGGCGCAATGCGGTTCGAGCGTTCTGAAGTTTGGCGATGGCTGTTCCTGATTGGCATGCTGGCGGGAGGTGCGCTTTACGAGTACGGTTTGGCATCCCAACCCACGCCAACATCCACCTTCTCACCGTGGGCGATGGTGATTGGTGGCCTCTTGGTCGGATTTGGCACCCGCATGGGCAGCGGCTGTACCAGCGGTCATGGCGTTTGTGGACTAGGACGACTCTCGGCGCGATCGCTTGCTGCCGTCCTTACGTTCCTCGCAACTGGATTTGTGACCGTTTTCGTGACTCGTCATCTTTTGGGATTGTAG